One Eurosta solidaginis isolate ZX-2024a chromosome 5, ASM4086904v1, whole genome shotgun sequence DNA segment encodes these proteins:
- the LOC137253290 gene encoding putative nuclease HARBI1, with amino-acid sequence MEPELLFCLESSDEDVDGHDQKVVRRQLRAKSNPLSLSENAFIKRFRLNKAAFKYVLRNTNFNCHSSAAAPPILQLAVTLSFLGSGSYQRAVGDDYLMGMSQSLVSKLSTIVVTEIERNLCAEHIPFTLESLSGCMEWFYEKYKIPRVNGCIDGTHIGLQKPSENEHMFFNRKGFHSLNVMIICDH; translated from the exons ATGGAGCCGGAGCTACTTTTCTGTTTAGAAAGTTCCGACGAAGACGTGGATGGGCATGACCAGAAGGTTGTAAGACGGCAGCTAAGAGCCAAAAGCAATCCTCTTTCTTTGTCTGAAAATGC GTTCATTAAAAGGTTTCGTCTTAATAAAGCAGCATTTAAGTATGTCCTGAGGAATACAAATTTCAATTGCCATTCCTCAGCAGCTGCACCGCCCATCCTCCAGTTGGCAGTAACGCTTTCATTTCTTGGAAGTGGCAGTTACCAGCGGGCGGTAGGGGACGATTACCTTATGGGAATGAGTCAAAGCTTGGTTTCAAAATTGAGCACCATAGTAGTGACTGAAATAGAAAGAAATCTATGTGCAGAACATATCCCTTTTACACTGGAGAGTTTGAGTGGCTGTATGGAATGGTTCTACGAGAAGTATAAGATACCACGAG TAAATGGATGTATTGACGGTACCCATATTGGCCTGCAGAAACCCAGCGAAAACGAACATATGTTTTTTAATCGTAAGGGATTTCATAGTTTAAATGTAATGATT ATATGCGATCACTAA